A section of the Streptomyces sp. CG1 genome encodes:
- a CDS encoding DMT family transporter, which yields MIELAAAFAVAGAASNAVGTAFQRKAASASSRGGLRLLAELARRPFWVVGMCGVVCAALFQSLALVNGPLALVQPLFILELPFALLVAAPLMHKRLPRSGWWGVGGCVAGLAVLLIAAAPHGAVDHATLTRWIPALCLCLGGMAAAVLLSGRGRSPARRAALLAAASATGNALTAALLKSASGTFADRGFMAFLRSWQTYGFALTGIAAVVLLENALQAGPLAAAQPALTIGDAVVSLTLGMTLFEERIRTGWWLVPEACGALLIVSGVVVLSRAVQHITVVPARGGQRHLAT from the coding sequence GTGATCGAACTGGCCGCGGCGTTCGCCGTCGCCGGAGCGGCGAGCAACGCCGTGGGCACCGCCTTCCAGCGCAAGGCCGCGTCCGCCAGCAGCCGGGGCGGGCTCCGGCTGCTCGCCGAGCTGGCGCGCCGACCGTTCTGGGTGGTCGGGATGTGCGGGGTCGTGTGCGCCGCGCTGTTCCAGAGCCTGGCCCTGGTCAACGGCCCTCTCGCGCTGGTCCAGCCGCTGTTCATCCTGGAGCTGCCCTTCGCGCTGCTCGTCGCCGCCCCGCTGATGCACAAGCGGCTGCCTCGCTCCGGCTGGTGGGGAGTCGGCGGCTGTGTGGCGGGCCTCGCGGTGCTCCTGATCGCCGCCGCCCCGCACGGAGCTGTGGACCACGCCACGCTCACCCGCTGGATCCCGGCCCTGTGCCTGTGTCTCGGCGGGATGGCCGCGGCCGTGCTCCTGTCCGGCCGGGGCCGCTCGCCGGCCCGGCGCGCCGCGCTCCTCGCGGCCGCGTCCGCCACGGGCAACGCGCTGACCGCCGCCCTGCTGAAGTCGGCCAGCGGCACCTTCGCCGACCGCGGTTTCATGGCGTTCCTGCGGTCCTGGCAGACGTACGGCTTCGCGCTGACCGGCATCGCCGCCGTGGTGCTGCTGGAGAACGCGCTCCAGGCCGGTCCCCTGGCCGCGGCCCAGCCGGCGCTGACCATCGGCGACGCGGTGGTGAGCCTGACGCTCGGGATGACGCTGTTCGAGGAGCGGATCCGCACCGGCTGGTGGCTCGTACCGGAGGCCTGTGGTGCCCTGCTGATCGTCTCGGGCGTGGTGGTGCTCAGCCGGGCCGTCCAGCACATCACCGTGGTACCGGCCCGGGGCGGACAGCGACACCTGGCGACGTGA
- a CDS encoding TetR/AcrR family transcriptional regulator encodes MKAAVQVFHEQGVEKTTLGDIARAAEVPLGNVYYYFKAKDQLVDAAVEAHREQLGALTAQLDTLPDPAARLKALVAGWVDQRETAARFGCPFGTLATELDKRDDGLDQAAAKVMRALLAWVEAQFAQLGRADAAALAVELVAAYQGMSVLTNTLRDPGLMAVQGERLQSWIDGIAEL; translated from the coding sequence GTGAAGGCGGCCGTCCAGGTCTTCCATGAACAGGGCGTGGAGAAGACCACCCTCGGTGACATCGCCCGTGCGGCCGAGGTGCCGCTCGGCAACGTCTACTACTACTTCAAGGCCAAGGACCAGCTCGTCGACGCCGCGGTGGAAGCTCACCGCGAGCAACTCGGCGCACTTACCGCACAGTTGGACACCCTCCCGGATCCGGCGGCCCGACTGAAGGCGCTCGTCGCCGGCTGGGTAGACCAGCGCGAGACTGCGGCCCGTTTCGGCTGTCCCTTCGGCACCCTCGCGACCGAGCTCGACAAGCGGGACGACGGCCTGGATCAGGCGGCCGCGAAGGTCATGCGAGCCCTGCTCGCCTGGGTGGAGGCTCAGTTCGCCCAGCTCGGCCGCGCCGATGCCGCCGCCCTCGCCGTCGAACTCGTCGCCGCCTACCAGGGCATGTCCGTCCTCACCAACACCTTGCGCGACCCCGGCCTGATGGCCGTCCAGGGCGAACGCCTCCAGTCCTGGATCGACGGGATCGCGGAACTGTAG